Proteins from a genomic interval of Kineococcus rhizosphaerae:
- a CDS encoding histidine phosphatase family protein — protein sequence MNDSRWPSDLVLVRHGQSTGNLADAHARSTHAEVVDVAERDADVPLSALGVAQAQAVARWLAQDPQAPPVPEVVVASPYLRARDTAEAIVRGLHEQGVDLPLRTDERLRERDLGWWDGLTGRGVRARFPEEAERRRRIGKFYYRPPGGESWCDVALRVRSVLSTLREDHPGQRVLVVSHQAVIMNFRLVLEDLDEPTLLRLDAEEPLANCSVTAYRGDGGRPVLDRAGDVSAVRDVRVTDDPVDDEPRGAVAR from the coding sequence GTGAACGACTCCCGCTGGCCCTCCGACCTGGTCCTCGTCCGGCACGGGCAGTCGACGGGGAACCTCGCCGACGCCCACGCCCGTTCCACCCACGCCGAGGTGGTCGACGTCGCCGAGCGCGACGCCGACGTCCCCCTGTCCGCCCTCGGCGTGGCGCAGGCGCAGGCCGTGGCGCGCTGGCTGGCGCAGGACCCGCAGGCCCCGCCCGTGCCCGAGGTGGTCGTCGCCTCCCCGTACCTGCGGGCCCGGGACACCGCTGAGGCGATCGTCCGCGGGCTGCACGAGCAGGGGGTGGACCTGCCGTTGCGCACCGACGAGCGGCTGCGCGAACGCGACCTGGGCTGGTGGGACGGCCTGACGGGCCGGGGGGTGCGGGCCCGGTTCCCCGAGGAGGCCGAGCGCAGGCGCCGCATCGGCAAGTTCTACTACCGCCCCCCGGGCGGGGAGAGCTGGTGCGACGTGGCGCTGCGGGTGCGCAGCGTCCTGTCGACGCTGCGCGAGGACCACCCGGGGCAGCGGGTCCTCGTCGTCTCGCACCAGGCGGTGATCATGAACTTCCGGCTGGTGCTGGAGGACCTCGACGAGCCGACACTGCTGCGCCTGGACGCCGAGGAGCCGCTGGCGAACTGCTCGGTGACCGCCTACCGCGGCGACGGCGGGCGCCCCGTCCTGGACCGCGCCGGGGACGTCAGCGCCGTCCGCGACGTGCGGGTGACCGACGACCCGGTGGACGACGAACCCCGAGGGGCGGTGGCGCGGTGA
- a CDS encoding NAD(P)H-hydrate dehydratase has protein sequence MSATGADGAVTVTSAVLREWPLPAPGVGKESRGRTVVVGGSTRTPGAVLLAAESAVRAGAGKLQVATTRDTATALGVALPEALVLPLAQTPGGGIDPSAGTDEELLDLVGGAHAALLGIGAIGEDDVRALLEALVPRVDDGVVVLDALGLAPVTADATFLHHLRGRAVLTPNLSELAIVLGAAPEEVEADVGAATRELARRSRCTVAAGGGESWIADPDGRCWRDPSGGVGLGVSGSGDVLAGIVTGLCARGADPTQAAVWGAHLHGRAGDRLASAVGRLGFLARELPAQVPAVLAEIEV, from the coding sequence GTGAGCGCGACGGGCGCGGACGGGGCGGTCACCGTCACCTCCGCGGTGCTGCGCGAGTGGCCGCTGCCCGCCCCGGGGGTCGGCAAGGAGTCGCGCGGGCGGACGGTCGTGGTCGGCGGCAGCACGCGCACGCCCGGGGCGGTGCTGCTGGCCGCGGAGTCGGCGGTGCGCGCGGGGGCGGGCAAGCTGCAGGTGGCGACGACGCGCGACACGGCGACCGCGCTGGGCGTCGCCCTGCCCGAGGCCCTGGTGCTGCCGCTGGCGCAGACGCCCGGCGGGGGGATCGACCCGTCCGCCGGCACCGACGAGGAACTGCTGGACCTGGTGGGCGGCGCGCACGCGGCGCTGCTGGGCATCGGGGCGATCGGCGAGGACGACGTGCGGGCGCTGCTGGAGGCGCTCGTGCCCCGGGTGGACGACGGCGTCGTGGTGCTCGACGCCCTCGGCCTGGCGCCCGTGACGGCCGACGCGACCTTCCTGCACCACCTGCGGGGCCGGGCGGTCCTGACGCCGAACCTCAGCGAGCTGGCCATCGTCCTGGGTGCCGCGCCCGAGGAGGTGGAGGCCGACGTGGGCGCCGCGACCCGGGAGCTGGCCCGGCGCAGCCGCTGCACGGTCGCGGCCGGTGGCGGCGAGTCGTGGATCGCCGACCCCGACGGCCGGTGCTGGCGCGACCCCTCCGGGGGTGTCGGCCTGGGCGTGTCGGGGTCCGGGGACGTGCTGGCGGGCATCGTGACGGGCCTGTGCGCCCGTGGCGCGGACCCGACGCAGGCCGCGGTCTGGGGTGCGCACCTGCACGGTCGTGCCGGTGACCGGCTCGCCAGCGCGGTCGGCCGGCTCGGCTTCCTCGCCCGGGAGCTGCCGGCTCAGGTGCCGGCCGTGCTCGCCGAGATCGAGGTCTGA
- a CDS encoding Ig-like domain-containing protein: MGAYRRTGRALTVLGAALAASGLVGASAITAATTAAAAPPTTAQIDFAPASSPAVAGWTTDTGLGFDATRGYGWVRFADETPVDLSAETRQRTGTSPENSFIHLQRPSGSGLVVAGGRWEYSVPDGVYSVTVGVGDTGKTATGAYCCLDSTHRVSVEGVEAVKDFVPTAAQPTASATVVVAVDDGRLTVDATGGVNTKLTSLTLEPSTATPAVPAPRITSTLPADGATGVRLDTSVSLAITEPVDDTTTAASVHLVGPDGDVPLTLNSDAAGGTISFTPARNLSANTKYTVRTTTALRTKDGQAFLSYSSAFRTDNSSPPVSPYAFRRAATTSVAKPSVMALGPDGRLYVGTYTGSLVRYARAADGTLSAPETVQPFGDRIITGLAFDPADPTALYVTNNYGIAEDAPRSSGAVSLLRLKSGGALSAATASPVIIGLPRSRYDHMTNGLAFGPDGRLYIAQGANTAYGDTDVYWGDRGEQPMSAAILVADVHDTTLFRPGVAVNVNTDTSDPAPADGSAPAVGYRPGAAGAPVKVYASGVRNPYTLVWASNGKLYAPVNESADGGNTPASPDGASPHLEDVPAYADFFTRIVAGKYYGHPNPSTGHYALNGANPTSGVDPWEVRQYPVGTRPEADWQSPDLNLGVHRSPNGAAEYRSTGAFGGKLRGSFIVSEYSNGDDLLAVSLDSAGKPVSSATIADADAPGQRLVFTNPLGVVTDPVSGVVYVAEYLNETDLTSGAITLLKPAQPASTSLKVSFQPKTATLADGYSRDAGAPFDGTRGWQDLAGNPLDLSANTRVRTSSAAPDVRYTSFILVQAPAGSGNTTPGRWVTTLPDGTYDVTVVVGDATATNSRHRIVAQGGTSSEKVVVDGFVPTSSTPWRKSTARVAVTNGRLTLDATGGTNTKLDFVDVVPASGFGGASVDFTTQTGPLAADSVRDYGQAYDTTRGYGWVGETSRQPLSLVGNGRVRGSASSPDQRSDTLILSQATAQTRGTWEYALPNGTYTVTVGVGDATAFNSTYAVTAERGQPGQVTVLAPTTPTSTTRFFTASARVVVADGRLTLDGIGGTNGKLGWVDIAAGG; the protein is encoded by the coding sequence ATGGGTGCCTACCGGCGCACCGGCAGAGCGCTGACCGTCCTGGGCGCGGCGCTCGCCGCGTCCGGGCTCGTCGGCGCGTCGGCCATCACCGCGGCGACCACCGCGGCGGCCGCACCGCCGACGACCGCGCAGATCGACTTCGCGCCGGCGAGTTCGCCGGCCGTGGCCGGCTGGACGACCGACACCGGCCTGGGTTTCGACGCGACCCGCGGTTACGGATGGGTCCGCTTCGCGGACGAGACCCCGGTGGACCTGTCGGCCGAGACGCGCCAGCGCACCGGCACCAGCCCCGAGAACTCGTTCATCCACCTGCAGCGGCCCAGCGGTTCGGGGCTCGTCGTCGCGGGCGGGCGCTGGGAGTACAGCGTGCCCGACGGGGTGTACTCGGTCACCGTCGGCGTGGGCGACACGGGCAAGACCGCGACCGGGGCGTACTGCTGCCTGGACAGCACCCACCGGGTGAGCGTGGAGGGCGTCGAGGCGGTGAAGGACTTCGTGCCCACGGCCGCCCAGCCGACGGCGAGCGCGACCGTGGTGGTCGCCGTCGACGACGGCCGCCTCACGGTCGACGCGACGGGCGGGGTGAACACCAAGCTCACCTCGCTCACCCTGGAGCCGTCCACCGCGACCCCCGCCGTCCCGGCGCCGCGCATCACCTCGACGCTGCCCGCGGACGGGGCGACCGGCGTCCGGCTCGACACCTCGGTCAGCCTCGCCATCACCGAGCCGGTGGACGACACGACGACCGCGGCCAGCGTGCACCTGGTCGGCCCCGACGGCGACGTCCCGCTGACGCTGAACAGCGACGCGGCGGGCGGCACCATCAGCTTCACCCCCGCGCGCAACCTCTCCGCCAACACCAAGTACACCGTGCGCACCACCACCGCGCTGCGCACCAAGGACGGGCAGGCGTTCCTCAGCTACTCCAGCGCGTTCCGCACCGACAACAGCTCACCACCGGTCTCGCCCTACGCCTTCCGCCGCGCGGCCACGACGAGCGTCGCGAAACCCTCCGTCATGGCCCTGGGACCCGACGGGCGCCTCTACGTCGGCACCTACACGGGGTCCCTGGTCCGCTACGCCCGGGCCGCCGACGGCACCCTGTCCGCCCCCGAGACCGTCCAGCCCTTCGGCGACCGGATCATCACCGGTCTCGCCTTCGACCCCGCCGACCCCACGGCCCTCTACGTCACCAACAACTACGGGATCGCCGAGGACGCGCCCCGCTCCTCCGGGGCGGTCTCCCTGCTGCGGCTGAAGAGCGGGGGCGCGCTCAGCGCCGCGACGGCCAGCCCGGTGATCATCGGCCTGCCGCGCTCGCGGTACGACCACATGACCAACGGCCTCGCGTTCGGTCCCGACGGCCGCCTCTACATCGCCCAGGGCGCCAACACCGCCTACGGGGACACCGACGTCTACTGGGGCGACCGCGGGGAGCAGCCGATGTCGGCGGCCATCCTCGTCGCCGACGTCCACGACACCACGCTCTTCCGGCCGGGAGTGGCGGTCAACGTCAACACGGACACCTCCGACCCGGCTCCGGCCGACGGGTCGGCCCCCGCGGTCGGCTACCGGCCCGGCGCCGCCGGGGCCCCGGTGAAGGTCTACGCCTCCGGGGTCCGCAACCCCTACACCCTGGTCTGGGCCTCCAACGGCAAGCTCTACGCGCCGGTCAACGAGTCCGCGGACGGCGGCAACACCCCGGCCTCGCCCGACGGGGCGTCCCCGCACCTCGAGGACGTCCCCGCCTACGCGGACTTCTTCACGCGCATCGTCGCCGGCAAGTACTACGGCCACCCCAACCCCTCCACCGGCCACTACGCGCTCAACGGGGCCAACCCGACCTCGGGCGTCGACCCCTGGGAGGTCCGGCAGTACCCCGTGGGGACCAGGCCCGAGGCCGACTGGCAGTCGCCCGACCTCAACCTCGGGGTGCACCGCTCGCCGAACGGGGCGGCGGAGTACCGCAGCACCGGCGCCTTCGGCGGCAAGCTGCGCGGCAGCTTCATCGTCTCCGAGTACTCCAACGGTGACGACCTGCTCGCGGTGAGCCTGGACTCCGCCGGCAAGCCCGTCTCCTCCGCCACCATTGCCGACGCCGACGCCCCCGGGCAGCGGCTCGTCTTCACCAACCCCCTCGGCGTGGTCACCGACCCGGTCAGCGGCGTCGTCTACGTCGCGGAGTACCTCAACGAGACGGACCTCACCAGCGGCGCGATCACCCTGCTCAAACCCGCGCAGCCGGCCAGCACGAGCCTGAAGGTGAGCTTCCAGCCGAAGACCGCGACGCTGGCCGACGGGTACAGCCGGGACGCGGGGGCGCCCTTCGACGGCACCCGCGGGTGGCAGGACCTGGCGGGCAACCCGCTGGACCTGAGCGCCAACACCCGGGTGCGCACCTCCAGCGCCGCACCGGACGTCCGCTACACCTCGTTCATCCTGGTGCAGGCGCCCGCCGGCAGCGGGAACACGACCCCGGGACGCTGGGTCACCACGCTGCCCGACGGCACCTACGACGTGACCGTGGTCGTGGGGGACGCCACGGCGACCAACTCCCGGCACCGGATCGTCGCGCAGGGCGGCACGAGCAGCGAGAAGGTCGTCGTCGACGGCTTCGTGCCCACGTCGTCCACGCCGTGGCGCAAGAGCACCGCCCGGGTCGCCGTGACGAACGGCAGGCTGACGCTGGACGCCACCGGCGGCACGAACACCAAGCTCGACTTCGTGGACGTCGTGCCCGCCAGCGGGTTCGGCGGGGCCAGCGTCGACTTCACCACGCAGACCGGCCCCCTGGCCGCCGACTCGGTGCGCGACTACGGGCAGGCCTACGACACCACCCGGGGCTACGGCTGGGTCGGGGAGACCAGCCGGCAGCCGCTCTCGCTCGTCGGCAACGGGCGCGTGCGCGGGTCCGCCTCCTCGCCGGACCAGCGCTCGGACACGCTGATCCTGTCCCAGGCGACGGCGCAGACCCGGGGCACCTGGGAGTACGCGCTGCCCAACGGCACCTACACGGTCACGGTCGGCGTGGGGGACGCCACCGCGTTCAACTCGACGTACGCGGTGACGGCCGAGCGCGGCCAGCCCGGTCAGGTCACGGTGCTCGCGCCCACCACGCCGACGTCCACCACCCGCTTCTTCACCGCGAGCGCCCGGGTGGTCGTGGCCGACGGCCGGCTCACGCTCGACGGCATCGGCGGGACGAACGGCAAGCTCGGGTGGGTGGACATCGCCGCCGGGGGGTGA